The following nucleotide sequence is from Penicillium digitatum chromosome 5, complete sequence.
CTCATTTTTCGCCGCAAGGGAAGACCGCGCACCCATGATATCGAAATGAGAAATAAGAAGGGACATACACCCTGCCACTTTCAATCTGAAATCACTGAATTGGTCTTGGTCCATCGACAAAAGATGTCGGCTAGATGTGATCGCCATCGCAAACTCAAGGGCTGCCACTGCCCATTTGAAAGTTTTTCGGTCCGCAGCGTCACACTCATCGCAGATGAATGCGACCCAGTCGAGAGACAACTCCACTAGTCGGGCACTGTTCATAGCACGCCTATTAGCATCGACATAGTTGGAAGACCGTTTGCCAAACTCTGTTGCGAATGCATAGCAGGCCTGAATCAAATCGTTGTTCTCCCAGTGTCTCTCGTGTAGCTGATCTTTGATAATAGCCACACTGTCCATGATGGTCATGGACAATTTGAAAGAGATTTTCTTAATCTTGTTTAACTCGACGTTGACACGTCCAAGATTTGCACGTTGTTCAATGACCATATCTAGTTGAATGCCCGTGAGTCGTGCGAGCTCCACACGCGCATTCTGCAGTCGTTCTTGCATGCCTCCAACAACAATACGTAGCTTGCCCAGCCGCACATCAGTCGGATGTTCCAAAAAATCCATTTGCATTTCCTTTCCTGCCCAGGCAAGGGGCCTTTCGGGCCGGATGGCCAAGACATAGGGAACATGGACATCTTGGGTTGGATCGTCTTCTTTGAAGGAGGTAGACAGGATACCCTGGATATCGGCGGGACGGTTCCACAATGCATGGTGTGCAACCAGATATACCCCTTTCTGCCCGACGGATGTGGTAGAGGTGACAAGGAAATGGTCAGAAATTAGTAGTGCCTCAAAGAAATCATAAGCAACGTCGGTCGTGATATTGTACTCGGTAGCGTTTTCAAACAACTGGCACAGAAACTTGGAGAATCGATAGAGCTTGCGCTGGCGAATGCGCGTTGAATCCAAAATGTTCTTGTATCGTTTGTCCATATCCTGTACAGTTTCTGTGTGTCTCGGGACGAGCTCGCGTTCAAAATGAATCATGAGACGCTGCAGTGATCTGGCAGTGAGGGCACTGTTGTTCTTGTTAGTTTTGATAACAGTACAAAGCACAGGGACGTTACCTAAATTGTTCGGCCACCTCAATATCTCCGCCGTCAAGCCGACAACCGATATCGTAGGAAAATCCCCATTCCTGCTCCAGAATTTCAGCCTCCTTGAAAGTGTTCTTGTTGGCATTCAGCTTCCAGTTGAGGAGCCGGAAATAGTATTTCATAGCATCCAAGACCGAATTGTCAAAGTTCTCATCGACACATGGCGGCAAATCCCAGCCGGGTTCTGGCCTCGAGACTTCAAGGTAACGGAACTTTATATCGACCGCCACTTTCATCAGGATTTGGAATTGGGAAATCATCTGATCAATTAAAATTGGGGCTTGTTGGGCTGGGTCTTTCATATTTTTGGCATAGGACAGACGAACTCGAATGATTTCCTGGATCAACCGAGAGGGGAAGTTAATCAATGTCAATAGTTCTTCGATATATGGTGGTAAGTGCCGAGCGGCAAACGCTTCCGAGTTCTCGATGAGAGTACTCTTTGCTTTCTGGATGACGACTAGAATGCGAAGAAGCATGCCGTCCTTGTCCTGGAGAGTCTTCAAACCATCTTCCTTCATAATTCGATCAAGAAAGGACGAGCCATCCGAAAGATCGTCCATGGCAGACTTGACTCTAGGCTGACTGAAATCAAGAGCTTCGTTCCCTACCCAGCTCTGCAGCACAGCCAACTCAGTGTTGATGAGCGCTGTAATGTTGTGCCACGCAAAGATGGCTGCACGGCTAGACGTGAATTCCTCCGAGGCAACACGAGGGTTTGCAACTTCCATTTCCTTGTGCGACGAGTAGAGAATCTCGCATCGTTCGACCTTCTCTACAATATCCTCGACTTGCTGCTTTGGCGGTTTCCCGATCTCAGTCTCACCTTTAATCTGGAATCCGATGATATCTTCAATCATGGGAGCCAAACGTGACCgtgcatcctcaatcaactTTCGCTGCAGAGGTATACTTCGGCCGCACGTCCTTGCCCGAACTCCGATCCAGAGTGCATAACTCTGGGCCGCCGACCGCTTCGATTCCGCGGATCCGATAAGTCgttgtttttcttgtttcACTACATCTCCCTTCAAGACGGACGCCAGCATGGAATGCCACTCAAGCCGCTCCTGGTTCTTGGGATGTTTCAGTTCTTCCGTACTTGGTAGATTGTCGTCCGTGAGAAAAAGTTGGGTATCGGGGTCGTAGGAATCATCTTCAAACGGCACTTCGGAAGAAGGAGAGGGTCCCTCCAGGTCACCATCGCCTTCTATCATGTTGGGTTGCGCGTCTTTAGTATGGTGATACCAGGCTTGTGGGTTCGCTCGAATTCGTTGGACGTAGGCTTTCTCTTGGGCACGGTATTGCGCGTTCGGATCCCGTCGAGTTCCTCGCTTGGTTGATGATGATCGCTGGCGGTTTTCCTGAAGACTGATGTATTGTGGTGGGCGCCGTTGTGGGGCATACGTATTCGACGGCGTTCGTGCCGGGGCGGACGGGCGCTGAGGTCGTATGTCGCTAGCCATAGCAAGTCCATCGGGCTTGTCAAGGAGAGTGGTAGTCCCGATGCTAACCCCACGCGGCCGTGCAGTTGGCGTGTTAGACCATGAGGTAAGACTGGGTGAAAGGGTTGGAGGGGAAGATGTGATAGTGCTTGCAGGTGTTGGGATTTGGTCACCGACTGTCTCTCCAAATGATGAGGTGGTCCTCATGGGGTATTGTGGGAATTCATCGGAAGAGCCTGAGCCATCCGAATCAGGACTAGGGATTTCCGGGTGTTGCATGGTGCTTATACCGTGCGATGGTCCGAGAGAGCACGTCCGAGTGTCAGACTAAGGTGATAGGAGGCGGGTACTGTGGCGGTGCGTTGTGGCTAACTAGATGGCTCATCCTTGGATGTCCCCACCCATTACGGAGCACAACCTGATGCCTTCCATTTTCAGCCACTACGTGGCATCAATCTTGATCCTCCATTTACATAAAGTCAAAAGCCCTAATACAGAGTATACGCGTCCAGAATTGAAATTTAGCTGCTGTCTTGCACACGACATCCGTGTGATCTAGCAATGTGCTCCATCCTTGTTTCAGCCTCCACTAATATTTGAATTCCTCGCGACACTTTGCTGATATTGGAGATAGTAAAATTATGCGAGAGGAGCGTGAATCAAGGCTACTACAATAAAGTTCTATTGTCATCTCATTCCGCATTGTTGATATATACCCTAAATTGACAAAGACATGTTTTCTGCAAAATTTTCTAAAATTTTGTTCCGAACCCCTGAACTAAGTTTCTGTTAGctatttttttgggtttgtTGTAATGTGTAAATAATTGCTAGCACTTGCTTAGTAGACACTTTGTCTCTTCTCTCGACAATGTGCATTCTAAGGGGTTCTTTCACACTGCGTAGGCTCTTCTGACATGTGAAGGTGCGCTCAAATCACTCGACAAAACAGACAAAAAGGTGAGCGGAGTGTAGTATGACTATAGCCCTTGGTAGAAAAGACAAGTTTAAAATTGTGAGACTTTGTAAGAACAAAGTTAAAGGGGAATTCATATGAGGAAAGTATGTATGCTTTCGAAATTATTCTGTAATAATAGGTAGTAAGGTGGAATATTGGAATGTTGAAACCAAGAGTAATTATTTAGATTGACTAATGAGAGTTATAAACGAATATACCATTTAAGAATAAAAGAACGCCAGCGTTCTTCTGGTAACGACCTAGTATTGCTTTATCTATTGCTACCATTGAGCAGTAGTTGTGGGACTACCGCGGTCAGAGTTTAACATGTAAGCACATTTTAACAATTATAGTAGGGCAGATAAATTTGGATGTTACAGAAATGATACTGGAAGAGGAAAGAAGAGCATGTGCTTTACGCATGTATGTGGCTATTGAAACAAGATGTTGTCATTTCAAGGTGAGACCATGTGTGTTGCTAGATCAATCTATGAAACCAGAGAATGAGCATGTGATTTGACTGGACATGTCAATGGTTCCTACGATTGAAGATCTAGTACACCTCTTTAAGATCTTACCTCTGATTAGCGTGAAATTGCATCTAGGTACAAAGTATGGAGTCTGGAGTACATAGACCGATGCAGGTATGGGGTACATTGTAGATCCAACACCGTCGATCAGTGGATCAGTGGATTCAAGAAGAATTGAAGATTATTGAGACTTCGCCAGGGCTCTATGACAATCTACACAGACTCCTAATTCAAGAAGCAACGCAGACGCTTCATATCCTCTTTCCTGAATCGTACTACGGGATACGTCGATGTGCGGAGCAAAGAAAAGTTAGTCAGTTACAGCAAGCCCAATCTGACATAATCATGCCCCGGATCCGTTCCGTACCTAAATTTATAGAATAATCAGTCCTCTATTTTATTATTAAAGAGGACCAAAGCAAGAAAAACAATGGTGCATGAGCTATGAGCACATGTGATTCACAGATCTCCGGCGCCCTGGTATTAATTAGAGTTCTTGAGTTATGGAGCCGAGAGTTCGCCAATGTCCAAGTCGGGATGCCGAATCAGCCTCTAAAAAATCCCGCCAATGGAAGACTGGGTGCTTATCTTGACTTGGCGTACGGAGAACTTTGTAGACCCCCTACTTTGTGCTCCGCATGCCGCGTGGCAAAGTGTTTAATTTCCCACCCTATGCGTTTTGCATAGTGGAATCAAGTGTGACAGACCTGTAGAATGGGAAGCCAGAAAGAAGGAGATGATGCGGGGAATAAAATGCCAGGGGTAGAAGTATGAATGTTGAACAGTTATGTGTAGGCAGATTTTCGGGAAGATGCGTAAGGAAGCACACTATTGAATTCTAGCGATCCTTTCTATCTCCAACCAGTTTCACGTTGTGTTATTAGAGGCCATCCTTGAATAATAGAAAAGAGCTCCAGAACATTGAAATCACCCCTCGCATTGTCAAGTATTATACGGCGTACGGAGAACGGACAATACGATGAAAAAAATGTGAGATAAGAAAGATAAATCGTGATTGGTTGACGCAACACGACATTGAGCCGGGTCGATAAGAGACCAAACGCCCTGGTGGTTAACTACTTCACGTCGCAAACGACCCCATACAATTCTGATTGAAACAACGGTATGGCATCTCGGAACAGTTTTCATGGATCAACATTGCATGAACCGGACGGACGCATTAAACAGCGGACTTGAGCGACAGAAAACAGCTCGCCTGAGAAAATGATAAGCAAATGCTTGTGATTGGCTGGTTGGAACTTCATATCTACAGCCAGTCGTTGAGCCGTCCAATTTCGATTCCTACTATTTCCTATTATTCTTTTCTGTCACTAAATGATCCAATCTGTTTATCACTTTATTATACTCCGTAATGTAAGTTGTAACTTGCATTCCCCCTGCTTATCAGGCGTTAATGCATAGGGCAAAGTTGTTATATCACTCTCAAGACAAAATGCACGTTGAACGGAGAAGGAGACAacaggtacggagtagttacACTGCAGTTCAAGCATGATCCCAAAAGTAGATCCCCCCAAAATATTCGAATACGGCTAAAGTATGAAAACGCAAGGACCCGTAATTCCCCGGTCTGGGTCCATGGAGGATATACCTTGTCACGGCATGAACTGAATGGGGGCGGGCTTGGCTAACTGCTATCGGTCAGATCAGAGGAATCATATCAGAAATCAGAATGACCAGCTCCCACTATCGGAAGTAAGATCGATGGTCTGGTGGCCTTCTAGCGTCTAAGGGTGGAGCATTGTTGGTTGTCCGAGTCTGTAGCAGTTATTTAAATTAcaagggtttgtccttgcCGACTAGACATATCATTTCTTCCTCCTTTCACAGCCCGGTGCTTGAAAGTACTTTCTGCTTCCTTCTCTACATCTATCACAAGGCTCTGGGATATCTCCTGTATCATTTCGTTGTTGCCTTTCTAACCTAATATCACACTTGCAAGACTGTTGGCCTAGCCTAGGTCTCACCATGGCCGACTCCACGGTCACCTACAATGGCACCATCGCAACTGGTGGTGACTCGCTCCATGATGACTTGAACATTTTCTACAGTGTACGTAGTGTATTTTGATAGCAGTCAATTGGAACTTGGTAGCTAACAATGTTGATAGTCTGGTGATATCTCATGGGTGATCATGTCGACAGCCCTAGTGCTGCTTATGATTCCTGGGGTTGGGTATGACTTGTCCGAACCCTTTCGTCAAGAGGGCTATCACTCATAAATTTATTATAGATTCTTCTACTCCGGTCTGGCTCGTCGAAAGTCAGCACTCTCATTGATATGGCTCTCGATCATGTCGGTCGGCGTGGTGTCATTCCAGTGGTTCTTTTGGGGTTATTCACTGGCCTTCTCGCACACAGCCGGCAGCTACATCGGCAACCTTGATAACTTTGGCTTCAAGGGTGTTCTAGCTGCTCCGTCTGTTGGAAGTGACAAGGTTCCCGATCTCCTATTCGCCATCTTCCAGGGAATGTTCGCTGCTATTACGTGAGTCACCATTTCTATACATCCATCATGTTGATGGAGATCCTCTAGAAACTTCAATTAACATTTTCGCTACGATTAGTGTTGCTCTCGCCGTCGGCGCGGTCGCTGAACGTGGTCGCATGCTCCCATGCATTGTCTTCATGTTCATATGGACTACTATTATCTACGACCCTATCGCCTGCTGGACATGGAACGCGTCGGGCTGGGTGTTCAAGCTCGGAGGTCTTGACTTCGCGGGTGGTACCCCTGTTCACATCGCCTCTGGATCTGCCGCCCTCGCATACTCCTTGATGCTGGGCAAGCGTCGCGGCCATGGCACTCACGAGCTTAACTACCGCCCTCACAATGTAACCCACGTTGTCATTGGCACCGTGTTCCTGTGGGTCGGCTGGTTCGGATTCAATGCTGGTTCTGCTCTCGCTGCCAACCTTCGTGCAGTGATGGCTGCTGTTGTCACTAACCTTGCTGCCTCCGTTGGAGGTGTGACTTGGTGTTTGATGGATTACAGACTGGAGCGCAAGTGGTCCACCGTTGGCTTCTGCTCTGGTGTCATTGCCGGTCTTGTAGCCATTACCCCCGGCTCTGGATTTGTCACTCCCTGGGCTGCATTCATCTTTGGTGTCGTTGGCGCTGTTGCATGCAACTATGCTACTAAGCTCAAGTTCCTCATCGGTGTTGACGATGCTCTCGATATCTTTGCCGTGCACGGTATCGGTGGTATGGTTGGAAACCTTCTGACAGGCGTTTTCGCTGCGTAAGTGAAGCTACTTCCTAACGTTGTTCGATTATAATCTAACTGACTCTCATAGTGATTACATTGCGCACCTTGATGGTGTCACTAACATCGATGGAGGCTGGATCAACAAGCACTATATCCAGCTGGGATACCAGCTTGCAGACTCGGTCTCTGGAATGGCATACGCCTTCTTCGGAACCTGTATCATTCTCTTCGTTATGAACCTCATTCCCGGTCTCAGCTTGCGCGCgcccgaggaagatgagattATGGGTATTGACGATGC
It contains:
- a CDS encoding Ammonium transporter (Mep2), putative, with the translated sequence MADSTVTYNGTIATGGDSLHDDLNIFYSSGDISWVIMSTALVLLMIPGVGFFYSGLARRKSALSLIWLSIMSVGVVSFQWFFWGYSLAFSHTAGSYIGNLDNFGFKGVLAAPSVGSDKVPDLLFAIFQGMFAAITVALAVGAVAERGRMLPCIVFMFIWTTIIYDPIACWTWNASGWVFKLGGLDFAGGTPVHIASGSAALAYSLMLGKRRGHGTHELNYRPHNVTHVVIGTVFLWVGWFGFNAGSALAANLRAVMAAVVTNLAASVGGVTWCLMDYRLERKWSTVGFCSGVIAGLVAITPGSGFVTPWAAFIFGVVGAVACNYATKLKFLIGVDDALDIFAVHGIGGMVGNLLTGVFAADYIAHLDGVTNIDGGWINKHYIQLGYQLADSVSGMAYAFFGTCIILFVMNLIPGLSLRAPEEDEIMGIDDAEIGEFAYDYVEVTRDIVNGVESSETASKRTATPVGEVVDTKA
- a CDS encoding MAP kinase kinase kinase SskB, putative is translated as MQHPEIPSPDSDGSGSSDEFPQYPMRTTSSFGETVGDQIPTPASTITSSPPTLSPSLTSWSNTPTARPRGVSIGTTTLLDKPDGLAMASDIRPQRPSAPARTPSNTYAPQRRPPQYISLQENRQRSSSTKRGTRRDPNAQYRAQEKAYVQRIRANPQAWYHHTKDAQPNMIEGDGDLEGPSPSSEVPFEDDSYDPDTQLFLTDDNLPSTEELKHPKNQERLEWHSMLASVLKGDVVKQEKQRLIGSAESKRSAAQSYALWIGVRARTCGRSIPLQRKLIEDARSRLAPMIEDIIGFQIKGETEIGKPPKQQVEDIVEKVERCEILYSSHKEMEVANPRVASEEFTSSRAAIFAWHNITALINTELAVLQSWVGNEALDFSQPRVKSAMDDLSDGSSFLDRIMKEDGLKTLQDKDGMLLRILVVIQKAKSTLIENSEAFAARHLPPYIEELLTLINFPSRLIQEIIRVRLSYAKNMKDPAQQAPILIDQMISQFQILMKVAVDIKFRYLEVSRPEPGWDLPPCVDENFDNSVLDAMKYYFRLLNWKLNANKNTFKEAEILEQEWGFSYDIGCRLDGGDIEVAEQFSALTARSLQRLMIHFERELVPRHTETVQDMDKRYKNILDSTRIRQRKLYRFSKFLCQLFENATEYNITTDVAYDFFEALLISDHFLVTSTTSVGQKGVYLVAHHALWNRPADIQGILSTSFKEDDPTQDVHVPYVLAIRPERPLAWAGKEMQMDFLEHPTDVRLGKLRIVVGGMQERLQNARVELARLTGIQLDMVIEQRANLGRVNVELNKIKKISFKLSMTIMDSVAIIKDQLHERHWENNDLIQACYAFATEFGKRSSNYVDANRRAMNSARLVELSLDWVAFICDECDAADRKTFKWAVAALEFAMAITSSRHLLSMDQDQFSDFRLKVAGCMSLLISHFDIMGARSSLAAKNEKRMEERNGARQIGAGRITSDEEASKLVRETWYARIVEIEDRRIEEDAKRQALGKVLEGSDEADRSLTVLSSSATNVNLRWQQGQFIGGGTFGSVYVAINLDSNYLMAVKEIRLQDPQLIPKIAQQIRDEMGVLEVLDHPNIVSYHGIEVHRDKVYIFMEYCSGGSLASLLEHGRIEDETVIMVYALQLLEGLAYLHEAHIVHRDIKPENILLDHNGVIKYVDFGAAKIIARSGRTVAPADNPQGAGFKEPAKDSANQRKNQKTTTGTPMYMSPEVIRGDAANLDNRQGAVDIWSLGCVVLEMATGRRPWSTLDNEWAIMYNIAQGKQPALPSRDQLSDQGIDFVRRCFECDPARRATAAELLQHEWIISIRQQVVLDSPTPTSDYSSGSNSSSRHNSTYM